One part of the Solanum dulcamara chromosome 8, daSolDulc1.2, whole genome shotgun sequence genome encodes these proteins:
- the LOC129900119 gene encoding GDSL esterase/lipase At1g29670-like — translation MSPKTKNTPFFLLLILTFVFLSPCNGEYCKFPKNKNECTKVQGMFVFGSSLVDNGNNNLLVKSLAKANYLPYGVDFPLLGPTGRFTNGKSVIDLLGEHLKIPIYIPTFNDPSTKGSKIIHGVNFASGGSGILDDTGVVAGEVISLNEQIRSFENVTLPELEEQLSCKSKESLKNYLFVVGSGGNDYSLNYFLGLATKNITIQDFTANLTITLSHQLKRLYDMGARKFVLMALYPNGCSPMARARNPNVTGCIQSLNDAALLFNTNLRSLVDSLRLQIPGSTLVFVNAYKIIMDILQNPTPIGFSDTKNPCCEVATIEEGGTGTLCKKGGNVCPERNANVYFDGLHPTEAVNIMLANKAFSSNLIDEVYPTNVKILSKV, via the exons ATGTCTCCAAAGACAAAAAATActccattttttcttcttttgatcttaacctttgtttttctttctccGTGTAATGGTGAGTATTgcaaatttccaaaaaataagAATGAGTGTACCAAAGTGCAAGGGATGTTTGTGTTTGGAAGTTCATTAGTTGATAATGGAAACAATAATCTTCTTGTAAAGTCATTGGCTAAGGCAAATTACTTACCATATGGAGTAGATTTCCCTTTATTAGGACCTACTGGAAGATTCACTAATGGCAAGAGTGTAATTGACCTTCTTGGTGAACATCTAAAAATTCCAATTTATATTCCAACTTTCAATGATCCTTCAACTAAAGGAAGCAAAATTATTCATGGTGTCAACTTTGCTTCTGGTGGTTCTGGCATTCTTGATGACACTGGTGTTGTTGCT GGGGAAGTGATTAGTTTAAATGAACAAATCAGAAGTTTTGAGAATGTGACATTGCCAGAGTTGGAGGAGCAGCTAAGTTGCAAAAGCAAAGAATCATTGAAGAATTACTTGTTTGTGGTGGGAAGTGGAGGAAATGACTACTCACTCAACTACTTCCTTGGCTTAGCCACCAAAAATATTACAATTCAAGACTTCACTGCTAATTTGACCATTACACTTTCTCACCAACTCAAG AGATTGTATGATATGGGAGCTAGGAAATTTGTGTTGATGGCATTATATCCCAATGGGTGCAGCCCAATGGCCAGAGCTAGAAATCCAAATGTCACTGGCTGTATACAAAGTTTGAATGATGCTGCACTTCTCTTCAACACTAACTTGAGGAGTTTGGTTGATTCCCTAAGGCTTCAAATCCCTGGTTCCACACTAGTCTTTGTCAATGCTTACAAAATCATTATGGATATCTTACAAAATCCTACTCCTATAG GTTTTAGTGATACCAAGAACCCATGTTGTGAAGTGGCAACAATAGAAGAAGGTGGAACAGGAACTTTATGCAAAAAAGGAGGAAATGTTTGTCCAGAGAGAAATGCCAATGTCTATTTTGATGGGTTGCATCCAACTGAAGCAGTGAACATTATGCTTGCTAACAAGGCTTTTTCCTCCAATCTCATAGATGAAGTCTACCCTACAAATGTTAAAATTCTATCAAAAGTGTAA